One segment of Carya illinoinensis cultivar Pawnee chromosome 1, C.illinoinensisPawnee_v1, whole genome shotgun sequence DNA contains the following:
- the LOC122306652 gene encoding uncharacterized protein LOC122306652: MGICSSSSSTDVATAKLVLQDGRLQEFSYPVKVSYLLQKNPTCFICNADEMDFDDVLLAVNDDEELQVGQLYFALPLSKLKHPLQPEEMAALAVKASSALMKGRGGEKFGCGRKPVAPLVFQGRAIACDAGGGLRRGRNGGGSGGKGKFTALLSAIPE; this comes from the coding sequence ATGGGTATTTGCAGTTCGTCTAGTTCGACGGACGTGGCCACGGCCAAGCTCGTTTTACAAGACGGTCGGCTTCAAGAATTCTCGTACCCGGTAAAGGTTTCTTATCTACTACAAAAGAACCCCACGTGTTTCATCTGCAACGCCGACGAGATGGACTTCGACGACGTTCTCTTGGCGGTGAACGACGACGAAGAGCTTCAAGTGGGTCAGCTATATTTCGCTTTGCCATTGAGTAAGCTAAAGCACCCACTGCAGCCTGAAGAAATGGCTGCATTGGCTGTCAAAGCAAGCTCCGCGTTGATGAAAGGAAGAGGGGGTGAGAAATTTGGGTGTGGCCGGAAACCAGTTGCTCCTTTGGTTTTTCAAGGAAGGGCAATCGCCTGCGATGCCGGAGGGGGGTTGAGAAGGGGTAGGAATGGTGGTGGTAGCGGTGGAAAGGGAAAGTTTACGGCACTGTTGAGTGCAATACCCGAGTAG